In Deinococcus sonorensis KR-87, a single window of DNA contains:
- a CDS encoding PadR family transcriptional regulator produces the protein MNPDQLRGNLDLILLTVLEHDALYGFRIIQDTKLRSEGYFDFKEGSLYPALHRLTQEGLLTTEEREPGRNGKPRRYYQITAKGREVLQKKRDEWRTFRNALDALGPQP, from the coding sequence ATGAATCCAGACCAGCTGCGTGGCAACCTCGACCTGATCCTCCTGACCGTCCTCGAACACGACGCCCTGTACGGCTTCCGCATCATCCAGGACACCAAACTCCGCAGTGAAGGCTACTTCGACTTCAAAGAAGGCAGCCTGTACCCAGCCCTCCATCGCCTCACCCAGGAGGGCCTCCTCACCACCGAGGAGCGCGAACCCGGCCGCAACGGCAAACCCCGCCGTTATTACCAGATCACCGCCAAAGGCCGCGAAGTCCTTCAGAAGAAACGCGACGAGTGGCGCACCTTCCGCAACGCCCTCGACGCCCTGGGTCCCCAGCCATGA
- a CDS encoding FAD-dependent monooxygenase, producing the protein MTGHAVVIAGGGPTGLMLAGELGLAGVNVAIVEPREPGTLTGTRAGGLQARTIELLDQRGIADRFLSEGQVVPHVGYAGVRLDLSNVPTRHPYTLGLWQKHTERLLAGWVETLGVPVYRGQAVSGFAQDGEGVDVELSGGQRLRAQFLVGCDGGRSVIRKLAGIDFPGWDPTTSSLIAEVEMTGVPELGVHRNRFGTHAFGRVAYETRGGTVVYPDTGPVGVMVTEPQLQVTGEPTLRDLSEALIAACGTDYGVHSPTWISRFTDATRQAATYRAGRVLLAGDAAHVHAPNGGQGLNLGLQDAVNLGWKLAQVIQGVSPEHLLDTYHAERHPVAARVLRHTMALVALSRPDERTRAVHETLADLLRFEEPRQSLAAEMSGLGVRYDLGEGHPLLGRRMPDLALMTANGPAQLFTLLHDARPLLLHLGAAEPADVGLSPWADRVRLVHAQAAGPWELPGPGPVDAPQAVLIRPDGYVAWTGSLPERGLKDALTRWFGAPTVRS; encoded by the coding sequence GTGACCGGACATGCCGTGGTGATTGCCGGCGGAGGGCCCACCGGACTGATGCTGGCAGGAGAACTGGGGCTGGCGGGTGTGAACGTGGCCATCGTCGAACCGCGTGAGCCGGGCACGCTGACCGGCACCCGCGCTGGAGGGCTGCAGGCCCGGACCATCGAGCTGCTCGACCAGCGCGGCATCGCGGACCGCTTTCTGTCAGAAGGGCAGGTGGTCCCACATGTGGGGTACGCCGGCGTGCGGCTCGACCTGAGCAACGTGCCGACCCGGCACCCCTACACGCTGGGGCTCTGGCAGAAACACACGGAACGCCTCCTCGCCGGCTGGGTGGAAACACTGGGCGTTCCGGTGTACCGAGGACAGGCCGTCAGCGGGTTCGCGCAGGATGGCGAGGGCGTCGACGTCGAACTGTCCGGCGGGCAGCGGCTGCGCGCGCAGTTCCTGGTGGGGTGCGACGGGGGCCGCAGCGTCATCCGCAAGCTGGCCGGCATCGACTTCCCCGGCTGGGACCCGACCACCAGCAGCCTGATCGCTGAAGTGGAGATGACAGGGGTGCCGGAACTTGGCGTCCACCGCAACCGCTTCGGCACACATGCCTTCGGCCGGGTGGCGTACGAGACGCGTGGCGGCACGGTGGTGTACCCGGACACCGGACCGGTCGGGGTGATGGTCACGGAACCGCAGCTGCAGGTCACCGGTGAACCCACCCTGCGCGACCTCAGCGAAGCGCTGATCGCAGCGTGCGGCACCGATTACGGCGTGCACAGCCCCACCTGGATCTCGAGATTCACCGACGCGACCCGGCAGGCGGCGACGTACCGCGCGGGCCGGGTGCTGCTGGCCGGCGACGCGGCGCACGTGCACGCGCCGAACGGCGGGCAGGGCCTGAACCTGGGACTTCAGGACGCGGTGAATCTCGGGTGGAAGCTCGCCCAGGTGATCCAGGGCGTGTCCCCGGAGCACCTGCTGGACACCTATCATGCCGAGCGCCACCCGGTGGCGGCGCGTGTGCTGCGCCACACCATGGCACTGGTGGCCCTGAGCCGCCCGGATGAACGCACCCGGGCCGTCCATGAGACGCTCGCGGACCTGCTCAGGTTCGAGGAGCCGCGTCAGAGCCTCGCCGCCGAGATGTCAGGGCTGGGCGTCCGCTACGATCTGGGCGAGGGGCATCCCCTGCTGGGACGCCGGATGCCGGACCTCGCGTTGATGACCGCGAACGGGCCGGCGCAGCTGTTTACCCTGCTGCATGACGCGCGTCCACTGCTGCTGCACCTCGGAGCAGCGGAGCCCGCGGACGTTGGCCTCTCCCCGTGGGCCGACCGGGTTCGGCTGGTGCACGCCCAGGCTGCTGGACCCTGGGAACTTCCAGGTCCTGGGCCGGTGGATGCACCGCAGGCGGTGTTGATTCGGCCGGACGGGTACGTCGCGTGGACGGGATCGCTGCCCGAGCGGGGACTCAAGGACGCCCTGACCCGGTGGTTCGGTGCGCCGACGGTCCGCAGTTGA
- a CDS encoding MFS transporter, producing MASDQTVLQRLYHAYPRSFWVLWLGTLINRLGEFVVPLLGFYLASVQGLTTLQISVVLSVLGLGRFLAEGAGGALSDRLGTTATMVLALAGGAVTVLALSAARGFGWIVAGALAFSLFMAMYKPAVSSAVATLTTGAQRTRAYTLLYWAINVGASVAPALGGWLSGFSFRLLFVLDAATMAVSAVLLGVFERRSLLSAVRRGGAGGTARRLLPRDRLLWAFCVASLLFALTYQSYRMLALVFAQQGFTAAQYGQVLSVNGVLVVVLGLPLGQVISRSNHPRWQVVGAALLGAGFLLHAFAHTFWAHLLAVSVWSLGEIVAYSISKSIIADLGRPDVRGTYIGLVGSMSGLATLLAPLLGGALLSHFGAGPLWITVSALAFGAALLYWQLEVPVTERREQNAGLVAAD from the coding sequence ATGGCGTCGGACCAGACGGTGCTCCAGCGGCTCTACCATGCGTATCCACGGTCGTTCTGGGTGCTGTGGCTGGGCACCCTCATCAACCGGCTGGGGGAGTTCGTGGTGCCGCTGCTCGGGTTCTACCTGGCCTCGGTGCAGGGCCTGACGACCCTCCAGATCAGCGTGGTGCTGAGCGTGCTGGGTCTGGGCCGCTTTCTTGCCGAGGGCGCGGGCGGCGCTCTGAGTGACCGCCTGGGCACCACGGCCACCATGGTGCTGGCGCTGGCCGGCGGCGCGGTCACGGTGCTGGCGCTGTCCGCGGCGCGGGGGTTCGGCTGGATTGTCGCCGGCGCCCTGGCCTTCTCCCTGTTCATGGCCATGTACAAGCCGGCCGTGAGCAGCGCGGTCGCCACGCTCACCACCGGCGCGCAGCGCACCCGCGCCTACACCCTGCTGTACTGGGCCATCAACGTGGGCGCGTCCGTCGCGCCGGCCCTGGGCGGCTGGCTGTCGGGGTTCTCGTTCCGGCTGCTGTTCGTGCTGGACGCGGCGACCATGGCCGTGTCCGCCGTGCTGCTCGGGGTATTCGAACGGCGCAGTCTGCTCAGCGCCGTCCGCCGCGGGGGCGCGGGCGGAACGGCGCGGCGCCTGCTGCCCCGGGACCGGCTGCTGTGGGCCTTCTGCGTGGCGTCGCTGCTGTTCGCGCTCACCTACCAGAGCTACCGGATGCTCGCCCTGGTGTTCGCCCAGCAGGGGTTCACGGCCGCGCAGTACGGCCAGGTGCTGTCCGTCAATGGCGTCCTGGTGGTCGTGCTCGGGCTGCCGCTGGGGCAGGTGATCTCACGCAGCAACCATCCGCGCTGGCAGGTGGTCGGCGCGGCCCTGCTGGGCGCCGGGTTCCTGCTGCACGCCTTCGCCCATACCTTCTGGGCCCACCTGCTGGCCGTGTCGGTGTGGTCCCTCGGGGAGATCGTGGCGTACAGCATCAGCAAGAGCATCATCGCGGACCTCGGCCGGCCGGACGTGCGCGGCACCTACATCGGGCTGGTGGGCAGCATGTCGGGCCTCGCCACGCTGCTGGCCCCGCTGCTGGGCGGCGCGCTGCTGTCGCACTTCGGCGCAGGCCCGCTGTGGATCACGGTGTCGGCCCTGGCGTTCGGCGCGGCCCTGCTGTACTGGCAGCTGGAAGTCCCGGTCACTGAGCGGCGGGAGCAGAATGCGGGCCTCGTGGCCGCCGACTGA
- a CDS encoding ZIP family metal transporter, which yields MPGVLVAGGWGLLAGAALIVGALIGLYVRLSKRWISSIMALGAGVLVSAVAFDLMDEAFQKGGFDAASIGLVAGAVVYFLADLLVSRQGGRHRKRSGGQQGQDSQAGLAIFLGSLLDGVPESLAIGVSLLAGGTVSWVFVAAVFLSNVPEGLSGAAGMKNAGRSPRYIFLLWSSVVVASALAAALGYLLLRGADPNITAGIQAFAAGAVLAMLASTMMPEAYEEGGAVVGLLTALGFLAAFTLGKLQ from the coding sequence GTGCCGGGCGTGCTGGTGGCCGGCGGATGGGGACTGCTCGCGGGGGCGGCCCTGATCGTGGGCGCGTTGATCGGCCTGTATGTCCGGCTGTCGAAGCGCTGGATTTCGTCCATCATGGCGCTCGGTGCGGGCGTGCTGGTGTCGGCCGTCGCCTTCGACCTGATGGACGAGGCGTTCCAGAAGGGCGGCTTCGACGCGGCGTCGATCGGGCTGGTGGCCGGCGCGGTGGTGTACTTTCTGGCGGACCTGCTGGTGTCCCGGCAGGGCGGACGGCACCGCAAACGCTCGGGCGGGCAGCAGGGCCAGGACAGCCAGGCGGGGCTGGCCATCTTCCTCGGCTCGCTGCTCGACGGCGTCCCCGAATCGCTGGCGATCGGCGTGAGCCTGCTGGCCGGCGGCACCGTCAGCTGGGTGTTTGTGGCGGCGGTGTTCCTCAGCAACGTGCCGGAAGGGCTCTCGGGCGCCGCCGGGATGAAGAACGCCGGGCGCAGCCCCCGTTACATCTTCTTGTTGTGGAGCAGCGTGGTGGTGGCGTCGGCGCTGGCGGCCGCCCTCGGCTACCTGCTGCTGCGGGGCGCCGATCCAAACATCACCGCCGGCATCCAGGCGTTCGCGGCAGGCGCGGTGCTGGCGATGCTGGCCAGCACCATGATGCCCGAAGCGTACGAGGAGGGCGGCGCGGTGGTCGGCCTGCTGACCGCGCTGGGATTTTTGGCGGCCTTCACCCTCGGCAAACTGCAGTGA
- a CDS encoding HNH endonuclease — protein sequence MARRTSSTWPDPSPEADPLVCALCQRETPALTQHHLMPVLQGRRKGIKVQDLPTVGFCSACHGYVHTTFSNADLAGPYGTLEALSAHDGVVRFVKWVRKQPMTKAVKVK from the coding sequence ATGGCTCGCCGCACCTCCTCCACCTGGCCTGACCCCTCCCCCGAAGCGGACCCTCTGGTCTGCGCGCTGTGCCAGCGAGAGACGCCGGCGCTCACCCAGCACCACCTGATGCCGGTGCTGCAGGGACGCCGCAAAGGCATCAAGGTGCAGGACCTGCCCACCGTCGGGTTCTGCTCGGCCTGCCACGGGTACGTTCACACCACGTTTTCCAACGCCGACCTCGCCGGGCCTTACGGCACCCTGGAAGCGCTCAGCGCGCATGACGGCGTGGTCCGCTTCGTGAAGTGGGTGCGCAAACAGCCGATGACCAAAGCCGTCAAGGTCAAGTAA
- a CDS encoding XRE family transcriptional regulator, which yields MLERITTVRPGEGTTLHLTYSDGATVHADVSRLLSEDPGRSARLADRAVFEQVKPGPRGRSVTWPGDVDLDVQVFRHEPPAFPVLARTPPPTDNPISRALRAAVQASGFSQSEVARRAGMQQPNLARLLDPAYHGHSLNSLRQLAAALGLEVEIQLKRPAPEAPRGR from the coding sequence ATGCTTGAGCGCATCACCACCGTTCGCCCCGGCGAGGGCACGACCCTTCACCTCACGTACAGCGACGGGGCCACCGTCCACGCGGACGTCAGCCGCCTGCTCTCCGAGGATCCGGGGAGGTCTGCACGGCTGGCCGACCGGGCCGTGTTCGAACAGGTGAAGCCGGGACCGCGCGGACGCAGCGTCACCTGGCCCGGGGACGTCGACCTGGACGTGCAGGTGTTCCGTCACGAACCGCCGGCGTTTCCGGTGCTGGCCCGGACCCCTCCCCCGACCGACAATCCGATCAGCCGCGCGCTCCGCGCCGCAGTGCAGGCCTCGGGCTTCAGTCAGTCCGAGGTGGCCCGGCGGGCGGGCATGCAGCAACCGAATCTGGCGCGCCTGCTGGACCCGGCCTATCACGGGCACAGCCTGAACAGCCTGCGCCAGCTGGCCGCCGCCCTGGGCCTCGAGGTGGAGATTCAGCTGAAGCGCCCGGCGCCCGAAGCACCGCGCGGCCGGTGA
- a CDS encoding DinB family protein produces MDPSLPLMYTWVKRTREQLFAYTESLPGHVYLQDQPGLPSSSLRDIHVHVANMYQWWVGRYLLRTEPYQQHLDALPPSSRATHAQRTAAIIAVERAETLGLSDVSAVRGLFLEVDALVERVFETVESVDEPFEVTRASGCRTVVTPRWVLVAQITHEFHHKGQMLAYGRALGAPLPEDLETDLAVP; encoded by the coding sequence ATGGACCCATCCCTGCCCCTGATGTACACCTGGGTGAAACGCACCCGGGAACAGCTCTTCGCCTACACCGAATCCCTGCCGGGCCACGTGTACCTCCAGGACCAGCCGGGCCTGCCGTCCAGCAGCCTGCGCGACATCCACGTGCACGTGGCGAACATGTATCAGTGGTGGGTTGGCCGCTACCTGCTGCGGACCGAACCGTACCAGCAGCACCTGGACGCCCTGCCACCCTCATCCCGGGCAACGCATGCTCAGCGGACGGCGGCGATCATCGCCGTGGAACGTGCGGAAACCCTGGGCCTGAGCGACGTGTCGGCGGTTCGTGGGCTGTTTCTGGAGGTGGACGCGCTGGTCGAGCGGGTCTTCGAGACGGTGGAGTCCGTGGATGAACCGTTCGAGGTGACCCGGGCCAGCGGTTGCCGGACGGTCGTGACGCCGCGCTGGGTGCTGGTGGCCCAGATCACGCATGAGTTCCACCACAAAGGACAGATGCTGGCGTACGGACGCGCCCTGGGCGCTCCACTGCCAGAGGACCTGGAGACCGATCTGGCGGTGCCGTGA
- a CDS encoding chemotaxis protein CheB codes for MTGPLVIVIGASAGGIQALTDLVARLPAHLPATLLIVVHIPPDMKSHLHTVLQRASLLPVSPASTGEPLRPGHIYCAVADHHLLVEGDRLAVTRGPKENRFRPSIDALFRSAAYSHTTRVAGVVLSGMLDDGTSGLWTIKRLGGLALVQDPQEAEYDSMPLSALSQVEVDDSLSVPALAQRLIAWTQLQRAPEETEVRLTEEERARLETETGIAKDGRGLQRQVLSLGTPSQYACPECHGVLLQLQEGGRTRYRCHVGHAYSASALLAQVSETVQLTLGQARRAMEEAALLSNRLGDEHLARGDARAARTFHEQAQVALTRSLQLLALLDDTSGRSDVEVE; via the coding sequence ATGACCGGGCCGCTGGTGATCGTCATCGGTGCGTCTGCCGGTGGCATTCAGGCCCTGACGGACCTGGTGGCCAGGCTGCCGGCCCACCTGCCCGCCACGCTGCTGATCGTGGTTCACATTCCACCGGATATGAAAAGCCACCTGCACACGGTGTTGCAGCGCGCGAGTCTCCTGCCGGTCTCGCCGGCCAGCACCGGCGAGCCGCTGCGCCCCGGACACATCTACTGCGCCGTTGCCGACCATCACCTGCTGGTGGAGGGCGACCGGCTGGCCGTGACGCGTGGGCCGAAGGAAAACCGCTTCCGGCCCAGCATCGACGCCCTGTTTCGTTCGGCCGCGTACAGCCACACCACCCGGGTGGCGGGGGTGGTGCTCTCAGGCATGCTGGACGACGGCACCTCCGGGCTGTGGACCATCAAGCGGCTGGGGGGACTGGCGCTGGTGCAGGACCCCCAGGAGGCCGAGTACGACAGCATGCCGCTCAGCGCGCTGAGTCAGGTGGAGGTGGATGACAGCCTGAGCGTGCCGGCCCTGGCGCAGCGGCTGATCGCGTGGACCCAGCTGCAGCGGGCACCCGAGGAAACGGAGGTCCGGCTGACCGAGGAGGAACGGGCGCGGCTGGAGACCGAGACGGGCATTGCGAAGGACGGACGCGGCCTGCAGCGGCAGGTGCTGAGCCTGGGCACCCCCTCGCAGTACGCCTGCCCGGAGTGCCACGGGGTGCTGCTGCAGCTGCAGGAAGGAGGGCGGACCCGCTACCGCTGCCACGTCGGGCATGCCTACTCGGCAAGTGCGCTGCTGGCGCAGGTGAGCGAGACGGTGCAGCTCACGCTCGGGCAGGCCCGCCGGGCGATGGAAGAAGCGGCGCTGCTGTCGAACCGGCTGGGAGACGAGCACCTGGCCAGAGGCGACGCCCGGGCGGCCCGGACGTTCCACGAACAGGCGCAGGTCGCGCTGACCCGGAGCCTGCAGCTGCTGGCCCTGCTGGACGACACCTCAGGGCGGAGTGACGTTGAGGTGGAGTGA
- a CDS encoding MFS transporter has translation MPMTAQAPSAPGAASARVVTASTLGFTMMFAVWVMFSIIGLPMRKQFGLSDAEFTLLSALPVLTGSLLRLPAGILADRFGGKRPFVGLTVLAAVASLAVACAPGYPALLWLAPFVGLSGVSFAIGTSWIAQWVPGERQGLALGTFGAGNAGASITKLLAPLLIASAPASITGALLPGAWRVVPLLFGLLLLLTAAFVGRYAPADTGRARAPRPLAAWLSPLRSPQVWRFGLYYVVFFGAYVALSLMLPKYYVDHYGAPLTQAGLLTALFIFPASLLRPLGGHLSDRHGARAVTVGSFAVMLLALLPLAATATLALLPFLALTVVLGVGMGVGKASTYKLVSRHYPGEMGAVGGLVGLLGGLGGFFLPLIITWVKGRSGLPQSAFAVLLPLTLASAAIFVPSMLALRRRELGALNAAD, from the coding sequence ATGCCCATGACTGCCCAGGCCCCTTCCGCCCCCGGCGCCGCTTCCGCCCGCGTCGTGACCGCCTCGACGCTCGGCTTCACCATGATGTTCGCCGTGTGGGTGATGTTCAGCATCATCGGCCTGCCGATGCGCAAGCAGTTCGGCCTGTCGGACGCCGAGTTCACGCTGCTCAGCGCCCTGCCGGTCCTGACCGGCTCGCTGCTGCGGCTGCCGGCCGGCATCCTCGCCGACCGCTTCGGGGGCAAGCGGCCGTTCGTGGGGCTGACCGTGCTGGCGGCGGTGGCCTCGCTGGCCGTGGCCTGCGCGCCCGGCTATCCGGCCCTGCTGTGGCTGGCCCCGTTCGTGGGGCTGTCGGGCGTGAGCTTCGCCATCGGCACCAGCTGGATTGCCCAGTGGGTGCCGGGGGAGCGGCAGGGGCTGGCGCTCGGCACCTTCGGGGCGGGGAATGCCGGGGCCAGCATCACCAAACTGCTGGCCCCGCTGCTGATCGCCTCGGCCCCCGCCAGCATCACCGGCGCGCTGCTGCCCGGCGCGTGGCGGGTGGTGCCGCTGCTGTTCGGCCTGCTGCTGCTGCTGACCGCCGCCTTCGTGGGCCGGTACGCCCCGGCCGACACCGGACGTGCCCGGGCACCCCGCCCGCTGGCCGCGTGGCTCTCGCCGCTGCGCTCCCCGCAGGTGTGGCGCTTCGGGCTGTACTACGTGGTGTTCTTCGGCGCGTACGTGGCCCTGAGCCTGATGCTGCCCAAGTACTACGTGGATCACTACGGCGCGCCGCTCACCCAGGCGGGCCTGCTCACCGCCCTGTTCATCTTCCCCGCCAGCCTGCTGCGGCCCCTGGGCGGGCACCTCAGCGACCGCCATGGCGCCCGCGCGGTCACGGTGGGCAGCTTCGCGGTGATGCTGCTGGCCCTGCTGCCGCTGGCCGCCACCGCCACCCTGGCGCTGCTGCCGTTCCTGGCACTCACCGTGGTGCTGGGGGTGGGCATGGGTGTGGGCAAGGCCAGCACCTACAAGCTGGTCAGCCGCCACTACCCCGGCGAGATGGGGGCGGTGGGCGGACTGGTGGGGCTGCTCGGCGGCCTGGGCGGCTTCTTCCTGCCGCTGATCATCACCTGGGTGAAAGGGCGCTCCGGCCTGCCGCAGTCGGCGTTCGCGGTGCTGCTGCCGCTGACGCTGGCCAGCGCCGCCATCTTCGTGCCGAGCATGCTGGCGCTGCGCCGCCGTGAGCTGGGCGCGTTGAACGCCGCCGATTGA
- a CDS encoding molybdopterin oxidoreductase family protein, translated as MSRTVRTTCPYCAVQCNFDLHLEDNLAVKLTPTRECPVAGGTVCKKGLSALSDLRHPDRLTTPLLRVDGALQPVSWDRALQYVQEALGPLVRHTPERLGVFGSGSLTNEKTYLLGKLARIGFGTPNIDYNGRYCMSSAATALNRSFGLDRGLGFPLSDIARSDLIVLVGANIAETLPPVLQYLKAARDRGALIVSIDPRATPGLAGLHVAPRPGTDHLIAGGLLHLMRKWGRVQPSAPVTGIEAVLAGVADLTPQRVARECDIPLGDFMRLAERYAAAYTPLILTGRGPEQQQHGTDTVSSFINLAFLCGHFGKAGGGYGTLTGQGNGQGGREHGQKNDQLPGYRRLDHPQHRREMAAFWGVPDTSLPGVGLSAQELLLACGTDIDALVVIGSNPAVSAPGAAVVRERLRALRHLIVIDVLPSETAQLATLVLPGSMWAEEEGTTTNLEGRVQRRRRAMTPPGRAREDWQILCALAEAVGRGEHFRYPTFRALQDEFFAATRGGRADYSGLSAERLDERTFQWPVPTDGHPGTPYPYQPPFAAPGARPRLYAPAMVAPPPVPLALTTGRVSNQYQSGTQSRRNPALKAQPDVQLHPDTARARGIVHGQPVQLRGPDGHTTLPANVTAKIRPGVAFVAFHWPQSANELTSATTLDPHSRMPAFKLGPVEARPATASESAPAPAPGPFVPSV; from the coding sequence ATGAGCCGCACGGTCCGCACCACCTGCCCCTACTGCGCCGTCCAGTGCAATTTCGATCTGCACCTGGAGGACAACCTGGCCGTGAAGCTCACGCCCACCCGCGAGTGCCCGGTGGCGGGCGGCACCGTCTGCAAGAAGGGGCTCTCGGCCCTGTCGGACCTGCGGCACCCGGACCGGCTGACCACCCCGCTGCTCCGGGTGGATGGTGCGCTGCAGCCGGTCAGCTGGGACCGTGCCCTGCAATACGTGCAGGAGGCCCTGGGACCGCTGGTGCGGCACACCCCGGAGCGGCTGGGCGTGTTCGGCAGCGGCAGCCTGACCAACGAGAAGACCTACCTGCTGGGCAAGCTGGCGCGCATCGGGTTCGGCACGCCGAACATCGACTACAACGGCCGGTACTGCATGAGCAGCGCCGCTACCGCGCTGAACCGCAGCTTCGGCCTGGACCGCGGGCTGGGCTTTCCGCTCTCGGACATTGCCCGCAGTGACCTGATCGTGCTGGTGGGCGCCAACATCGCCGAGACGCTCCCACCGGTGCTGCAGTACCTCAAGGCCGCCCGCGACCGGGGGGCCCTGATCGTGAGCATCGACCCGCGCGCTACGCCGGGGCTGGCTGGCCTGCACGTCGCGCCGCGTCCCGGCACCGACCACCTGATCGCGGGCGGGCTGCTGCACCTGATGCGCAAGTGGGGCCGCGTGCAGCCGAGCGCCCCGGTCACCGGCATCGAGGCGGTGCTGGCGGGCGTGGCGGACCTCACCCCTCAGCGGGTGGCGCGCGAATGCGACATTCCCCTGGGCGACTTCATGCGGCTGGCGGAACGCTACGCCGCCGCCTACACGCCCCTGATCCTGACGGGGCGCGGCCCGGAGCAGCAGCAGCACGGCACCGACACGGTGAGCAGCTTCATCAATCTGGCGTTCCTGTGCGGCCATTTCGGCAAGGCGGGCGGCGGGTACGGCACGCTCACCGGCCAGGGCAACGGGCAGGGCGGGCGCGAACACGGCCAGAAGAACGACCAGCTGCCCGGGTACCGTCGGCTCGACCACCCGCAGCACCGGCGGGAGATGGCGGCGTTCTGGGGCGTGCCGGACACCAGTCTGCCGGGCGTGGGCCTCAGCGCCCAGGAGCTGCTGCTCGCCTGCGGCACCGACATCGACGCGCTGGTGGTGATCGGCAGCAACCCGGCGGTGAGCGCGCCGGGGGCGGCGGTGGTGCGCGAGCGGCTGCGGGCCCTGCGGCACCTGATCGTCATCGACGTCCTGCCGAGCGAGACGGCGCAGCTCGCCACGCTGGTGCTGCCCGGCAGCATGTGGGCCGAGGAGGAGGGCACCACCACCAACCTGGAGGGCCGGGTGCAGCGCCGACGCCGGGCCATGACCCCACCAGGCCGGGCGCGCGAGGACTGGCAGATCCTGTGCGCGCTGGCAGAGGCGGTGGGGCGCGGCGAGCACTTCCGTTACCCCACCTTCCGGGCGCTGCAGGACGAGTTCTTCGCCGCGACCAGAGGAGGCAGGGCCGACTACAGCGGGCTTTCCGCCGAGCGGCTGGACGAACGCACCTTTCAGTGGCCGGTGCCCACGGACGGCCACCCCGGCACGCCCTATCCGTATCAGCCGCCCTTCGCCGCGCCCGGTGCTCGCCCGCGGCTGTACGCCCCGGCCATGGTGGCCCCGCCGCCGGTCCCGCTGGCCCTCACCACCGGCCGCGTCTCGAACCAGTACCAGAGCGGCACCCAGAGCCGCCGCAATCCGGCCCTGAAGGCCCAGCCGGACGTGCAGCTGCACCCGGACACCGCCCGCGCGCGGGGCATCGTTCACGGCCAGCCGGTGCAGCTGCGCGGCCCGGACGGGCACACCACCCTGCCGGCGAACGTCACCGCGAAGATTCGCCCGGGCGTGGCCTTCGTGGCGTTCCACTGGCCGCAGAGCGCCAACGAGCTGACCAGCGCCACCACCCTCGACCCGCACTCGCGCATGCCCGCCTTCAAGCTCGGTCCCGTGGAGGCCCGCCCGGCCACCGCGTCCGAATCCGCCCCCGCGCCCGCCCCTGGTCCCTTCGTCCCGTCCGTCTGA